Proteins from a genomic interval of Dehalococcoidia bacterium:
- a CDS encoding glycosyltransferase family 2 protein, which translates to MLDLAVVIVSYNTRELLRGCLRSLAADAPAEIWVVDNGSSDGSREMVQAEFPAVHLLCPEENLGFAAGNNLALAQTRARYVCLLNPDTVVHDRALTVLVEFLERTPDAAVAGPQLLNPDGSYQHSAFRFPGLAQAVLDLVPVPPRLLHSRLNGRYRQGGTVPFEIDHPLGACFVVRRAVIDEVGLLDPAFFMYCEEVDWCWRIKRAGWRIFAVPAARVTHFGGQSTGQRRDEMFVELYRSRLLLYDRYHGPLTRRLYRWLVRWGIGDERFRKAASPRRADAEAGTPATADERLREAPPAPPAAERAEGGRLPL; encoded by the coding sequence ATGCTCGATCTCGCCGTCGTGATCGTCTCGTACAACACCCGCGAGCTGCTGCGCGGCTGTCTGCGCTCGCTCGCGGCCGATGCGCCCGCCGAGATTTGGGTCGTCGATAACGGCTCGAGCGACGGCTCGCGGGAGATGGTGCAGGCGGAGTTTCCAGCCGTTCACCTGCTCTGCCCCGAGGAGAACCTCGGTTTCGCGGCCGGAAACAATCTCGCGCTCGCGCAAACCCGGGCGCGCTACGTCTGCCTGCTCAATCCGGACACGGTGGTGCACGACCGGGCGCTGACCGTGCTGGTCGAGTTTCTGGAGCGGACGCCGGACGCAGCGGTCGCCGGACCGCAGCTGCTCAACCCCGACGGCAGCTACCAGCACTCGGCCTTCCGCTTTCCGGGGCTCGCGCAAGCCGTCCTCGACCTCGTGCCAGTCCCGCCGCGGCTGCTCCACAGCCGGCTGAACGGCCGCTATCGTCAGGGCGGCACAGTCCCCTTCGAAATCGATCATCCGCTCGGCGCCTGCTTCGTCGTCCGGCGCGCTGTTATCGACGAGGTGGGTCTGCTCGATCCTGCCTTCTTCATGTACTGCGAGGAGGTCGACTGGTGCTGGCGGATCAAACGTGCAGGCTGGCGGATCTTCGCTGTGCCGGCCGCCCGAGTGACCCACTTCGGCGGCCAGAGCACGGGGCAGCGGCGCGACGAGATGTTCGTCGAGTTGTACCGCAGCCGCCTCCTGCTCTACGACCGCTACCACGGCCCGCTCACCCGCCGTCTCTACCGCTGGCTGGTCCGCTGGGGGATCGGCGACGAGCGTTTCAGGAAAGCGGCCTCCCCGCGCCGCGCCGACGCGGAGGCCGGAACACCGGCTACGGCAGACGAGCGGCTGCGCGAGGCACCCCCGGCCCCGCCTGCCGCCGAGCGTGCAGAAGGAGGCAGACTACCGCTATGA
- a CDS encoding glycosyltransferase family 2 protein, producing MTPTPRVTGAVIARDEETTIAGCLRSLAWTDELLVIDSGSRDRTVEIARRSGARVEHRPFTNFAEQRNAALDWAETEWVFFLDADERISRQLAAEARAALERPEAGFWIPRRNIILGHRMRGGGWWPDKQLRLLRRERARYDPAQGVHEVARLDGPAGELTSPIIHYNYRHLRQLFVKQWRYAQQDALDRVRRGERVRPHHLLAQPARAFHRRFIQWHGYRDGLLGLFLAGLLAWYELVTLLLVRRLEQNA from the coding sequence ATGACTCCAACGCCCCGCGTGACCGGCGCCGTGATCGCGCGCGACGAGGAGACAACTATCGCCGGCTGCCTCCGCAGCCTCGCCTGGACGGACGAGCTGCTGGTGATTGATAGCGGCAGCCGAGACCGGACGGTCGAGATCGCGCGCCGTAGCGGCGCGCGCGTTGAGCACCGCCCGTTCACCAACTTCGCTGAGCAGCGCAATGCCGCGCTCGACTGGGCGGAGACAGAGTGGGTCTTCTTTCTCGATGCCGATGAGCGGATTAGTCGGCAGCTCGCCGCCGAGGCGCGGGCCGCGCTCGAGCGGCCGGAGGCAGGGTTCTGGATCCCGCGCCGCAATATCATCCTCGGCCACCGGATGCGCGGCGGGGGCTGGTGGCCGGACAAGCAGCTCCGCCTGCTCCGTCGCGAGCGCGCGCGCTACGACCCAGCCCAGGGCGTTCACGAAGTCGCTCGCCTCGACGGTCCTGCTGGCGAACTGACGAGCCCGATCATCCACTACAACTATCGGCACCTCCGCCAGCTGTTCGTCAAGCAGTGGCGCTACGCCCAGCAGGACGCGCTCGACCGCGTTCGGCGTGGCGAGCGGGTGCGTCCGCATCATCTGCTCGCCCAGCCGGCGCGTGCCTTCCACCGGCGTTTCATCCAGTGGCACGGCTATCGCGACGGTCTCCTCGGCCTCTTCCTTGCCGGGCTGCTCGCTTGGTACGAGCTGGTAACGCTGCTTCTGGTGCGGCGCTTGGAGCAGAATGCCTGA
- a CDS encoding glycosyltransferase family 2 protein, giving the protein MTLDLSVVIVNWNVRDLLDACLASLHGRAADDAPNEIIVVDNGSRDGSVAMVKARYPGVRLIEAPHNPGFAGGTNLGASVASGRALFLLNPDTVVEPGALRLLTRALRNDPTLGAVGPQLIASDGSTQSSRRRFPTPATLFVESTPLQGALARRAIRRYYFDDVPPSARAQPDWLVGAAVMIRRSAWDDVGPLDEGYFMYFEETDWFRRAAARGWRAAYIPEARVIHHSGKSSEQNIAARHLRFTASKLRYAERYHGTALARVLGVWLRLLFLEQLAEEAGKWVLGHKRPLRTRRISELSRVVTRRWSREASVSAG; this is encoded by the coding sequence ATGACCCTCGATCTGTCGGTCGTGATCGTCAACTGGAACGTCCGCGACCTGCTCGACGCCTGCCTCGCCTCGCTCCACGGTCGCGCCGCTGATGATGCGCCGAACGAGATCATCGTCGTTGACAACGGCTCGCGCGACGGTTCCGTCGCGATGGTGAAAGCGCGCTATCCGGGTGTCCGGCTCATCGAAGCGCCGCACAACCCGGGCTTTGCGGGCGGTACGAACCTCGGGGCGAGCGTCGCCTCGGGCCGCGCCCTCTTTCTGCTCAATCCGGACACCGTCGTCGAACCGGGCGCGCTCCGGCTGCTGACGCGGGCGCTCCGCAACGACCCGACGCTCGGCGCGGTCGGGCCGCAGCTGATTGCAAGCGACGGCTCGACACAGTCGTCGCGCCGCCGCTTCCCAACTCCGGCGACGCTCTTCGTTGAAAGCACGCCGCTGCAGGGCGCGCTGGCGCGCCGAGCGATCCGCCGCTACTACTTCGATGACGTGCCGCCTTCCGCGCGCGCGCAGCCCGACTGGCTTGTTGGCGCGGCAGTGATGATCCGGCGGAGCGCCTGGGACGACGTTGGACCGCTCGACGAAGGCTACTTCATGTATTTCGAGGAGACGGATTGGTTCCGCCGGGCAGCCGCTCGGGGCTGGCGCGCCGCCTATATTCCCGAGGCGCGGGTCATCCACCATTCCGGGAAGAGCAGCGAGCAGAACATCGCCGCCCGTCACCTTCGCTTCACGGCGAGCAAGCTGCGGTATGCCGAGCGCTATCACGGCACGGCCCTCGCCCGCGTCCTTGGGGTGTGGCTGCGGCTCCTCTTCCTCGAGCAGCTGGCCGAGGAAGCAGGAAAGTGGGTGCTCGGCCACAAGCGGCCGCTCCGCACTCGCCGGATCAGTGAACTCAGCCGCGTCGTGACGAGGCGATGGAGCCGTGAAGCGAGCGTCTCTGCTGGGTAG
- a CDS encoding glycosyltransferase family 4 protein, which produces MATVCMVTGEYPPMVGGIADYTARLVAALRESGETVAVLTDRRALASGACHGVDAVPGWGFRRLPAVIRAIRRRAPDLVHIQYQAAAYALRGAISFLPALLRPTPCLTTFHDTRQPYLFPKAGPLRRWANAVLARDSRAALCTNAADWQVIAGYGQPLVRLIPLGNNVPRQPVTARERQAARARLGADENDLLVGHFGLMGATKGVETLIAAVAALPRARLAFIGAAAGASDPQNAVAAERARAAIAAAGLEQRVAWSGKVPLAELSHLLQACDLVVLPYHDGASFRRTTLIAALANGCATITTAPPPGSRALAAVAGLPELRHGENLWLVPPGDPRALAEAIRFLGEQPAARARLGEAAARAAAAFDWKRIAEQHRQLYRETLGGDRYD; this is translated from the coding sequence ATGGCAACCGTCTGCATGGTAACAGGCGAATACCCGCCGATGGTCGGCGGCATCGCCGACTACACGGCGCGGCTCGTCGCTGCGCTGCGGGAGAGTGGTGAGACTGTCGCGGTGCTGACCGACCGCCGGGCGCTCGCGAGCGGAGCGTGCCACGGGGTCGACGCCGTACCTGGCTGGGGGTTCCGCCGCCTTCCTGCCGTCATTCGCGCTATTCGCCGCCGCGCGCCCGATCTTGTCCATATCCAATATCAGGCCGCCGCCTACGCGCTGCGCGGCGCGATCAGCTTTCTTCCTGCGCTTCTCCGTCCCACCCCGTGCCTCACCACCTTCCACGACACCCGCCAGCCGTATCTTTTCCCCAAAGCAGGGCCGCTCCGCCGCTGGGCAAACGCCGTCCTTGCCCGCGACTCGCGCGCCGCTCTCTGCACCAACGCCGCCGACTGGCAGGTCATCGCCGGCTACGGCCAGCCGCTGGTCCGCCTGATCCCGCTTGGGAACAATGTGCCCCGCCAGCCCGTGACCGCGCGCGAGCGGCAGGCGGCGCGGGCACGGCTCGGCGCGGATGAGAACGACCTGCTCGTCGGCCATTTCGGCCTGATGGGCGCAACAAAGGGCGTCGAGACGCTGATCGCGGCGGTGGCGGCGCTCCCCCGCGCTCGGCTCGCCTTCATCGGCGCAGCAGCAGGAGCGAGCGACCCTCAGAACGCGGTCGCGGCCGAACGCGCGCGGGCGGCGATCGCAGCGGCCGGGCTGGAGCAGCGCGTGGCGTGGTCGGGGAAGGTTCCGCTCGCCGAGCTGTCGCATCTCCTCCAAGCGTGCGATCTGGTTGTGCTCCCCTACCATGATGGCGCCTCGTTCCGGCGGACGACGCTGATCGCTGCGCTCGCGAACGGCTGTGCGACGATCACGACGGCGCCGCCGCCAGGGTCACGCGCCCTCGCCGCGGTCGCGGGACTGCCGGAGCTCCGCCATGGCGAGAACCTCTGGCTTGTTCCTCCCGGCGACCCGCGGGCGCTCGCCGAAGCGATCCGCTTTCTTGGCGAGCAGCCAGCAGCGCGAGCTCGGCTCGGCGAGGCAGCGGCGCGGGCAGCAGCCGCTTTCGATTGGAAGAGGATTGCCGAGCAGCATCGGCAGCTTTACCGAGAGACGCTCGGCGGGGACCGATATGATTGA
- a CDS encoding DUF2723 domain-containing protein has product MWFDPFSVRSAAAVRTMAANAAPSALQRPAAQRARSGAAAARALDAALGLGAALLALALYVRTLLPTVGIGDTAEFQYALTTLTVPHPTGYPLYVFLGKAFTFLPFGNEAYRVNLLSAVCAAGAVGMAYVFARLVGARPLPAAVGALAFAVAPANWSWATIAEVYALHVFFVGLVFVLFALWAVGRVELWVAAFVLGLSFGNHRGMLLVVPALAVLWFVVRRPRPRDLLRRYRPDWRVIIAFALPWLLYLFIPIRGIPGYDSWWETLNYGASGSSLIAQIILMSRDPVVSARDYVFSMLPAQFGLLTPLAVAGLPLLAAGIPRGGVVPARWAAVLIGVGWAGILAFHIPVYGGDITGFMAPTFWMLAACLAATLEALGRGGGALLSRGIAARQSRRLSPLAGAAVAAIAFWVGPRAVGEANFPTQDLSGHVMHELRATQLLEALDPGAILVLNDDWLQIWQLKYQRYIAGVRPDTIVIHGEPEPILRAALAEGRPGYSMNYVPGLAAEGRLIPVLGFWRALEQPVNYQLRRTSDIVFGDAIELAAWSTITDTLQPGGLFPLVLEWRVLKDVTTDYVVFVHLLDAAERSPAGWDSQPLRAENPTSRWRAGERHLDPHGLLLPKNLRPGRYMVEVGLYPEGSTDRLVAKSPAGPPADRALLGPFRVGIGTPSVAPATPAHVSVSGMLTLIGYDRSERTDRGTLPVTLYWRADAVMDLDYTVTVQLLDGAGRLVAQRDSQPLDGSYPTTIWRPGEVVPDPHRVPVAALPPGDYRLIAAVYGPGGARLPVGETDLIDLGLVRLP; this is encoded by the coding sequence GTGTGGTTCGACCCTTTTTCCGTTCGGAGCGCGGCCGCCGTGCGGACGATGGCCGCTAACGCTGCCCCCTCGGCGCTGCAGCGTCCTGCGGCGCAGCGGGCGCGCTCTGGCGCGGCTGCGGCGCGCGCGCTTGATGCCGCGCTCGGCCTAGGCGCAGCACTCCTCGCCCTAGCGCTCTACGTTCGGACACTGCTGCCGACGGTGGGGATCGGCGACACCGCCGAGTTCCAGTATGCGCTGACGACGCTGACGGTACCGCATCCCACCGGCTATCCGCTCTATGTCTTCCTCGGCAAAGCGTTCACTTTTCTCCCCTTCGGCAACGAGGCGTACCGCGTCAATCTGCTCTCTGCCGTCTGCGCCGCCGGCGCGGTGGGGATGGCCTACGTCTTCGCTCGCCTCGTTGGGGCGCGGCCGCTGCCGGCTGCAGTCGGGGCGCTTGCTTTTGCCGTCGCCCCGGCGAACTGGTCGTGGGCGACGATCGCCGAGGTGTACGCGCTCCACGTCTTCTTCGTCGGCCTAGTGTTCGTTCTCTTTGCCCTGTGGGCGGTCGGCCGGGTCGAGCTCTGGGTTGCGGCTTTTGTCCTCGGGCTCAGTTTCGGCAACCACCGCGGCATGCTGCTCGTCGTCCCGGCGCTCGCCGTGCTCTGGTTTGTGGTCCGGCGGCCGCGGCCTCGCGACCTGCTCCGCCGCTACCGGCCCGACTGGCGCGTGATTATCGCCTTTGCGCTCCCGTGGCTGCTCTATCTCTTCATCCCGATCCGCGGCATCCCCGGCTACGACAGCTGGTGGGAGACCCTCAACTACGGCGCCTCCGGCTCGTCGCTGATCGCCCAGATCATTCTGATGAGCCGCGACCCCGTCGTCTCAGCACGAGACTATGTTTTCTCGATGCTGCCGGCACAGTTTGGGCTGCTGACGCCGCTCGCTGTCGCGGGGCTACCGCTGCTCGCCGCCGGCATACCGCGCGGCGGGGTGGTCCCAGCGCGCTGGGCCGCGGTGCTCATCGGCGTCGGCTGGGCTGGCATTCTCGCCTTTCACATCCCCGTTTACGGCGGCGACATCACCGGCTTTATGGCACCGACCTTCTGGATGCTCGCAGCATGCCTTGCTGCCACGCTTGAAGCGCTGGGCCGCGGCGGCGGCGCCCTCCTCAGCCGGGGAATAGCGGCGCGCCAGTCACGGCGCCTCAGCCCGCTCGCCGGAGCGGCCGTCGCGGCGATCGCCTTCTGGGTCGGCCCGCGCGCCGTCGGAGAAGCGAACTTCCCGACCCAGGATTTGAGCGGCCATGTCATGCACGAACTGCGGGCAACCCAATTGCTCGAAGCGCTCGATCCCGGCGCGATCCTCGTCCTCAACGACGATTGGCTTCAGATCTGGCAGCTCAAGTACCAGCGCTACATCGCCGGCGTCCGCCCCGACACGATCGTCATCCACGGCGAGCCGGAGCCGATCCTCCGCGCCGCGCTCGCTGAGGGACGGCCGGGCTATTCGATGAACTACGTGCCGGGCCTTGCTGCCGAGGGGCGGCTGATCCCGGTGCTCGGCTTCTGGCGCGCCCTCGAGCAGCCGGTGAACTATCAGCTGCGGCGCACGAGCGATATCGTCTTCGGCGATGCAATCGAACTCGCAGCGTGGTCGACGATCACCGACACGTTGCAGCCCGGCGGATTGTTTCCGCTCGTGCTGGAATGGCGGGTGCTGAAGGATGTGACAACCGATTACGTGGTCTTCGTCCACCTCCTTGACGCCGCCGAGCGCAGCCCGGCCGGCTGGGACTCGCAGCCGCTGCGGGCAGAGAACCCGACGTCTCGCTGGAGAGCAGGTGAGCGCCACCTCGACCCCCACGGCTTGCTGCTGCCGAAGAACCTGCGGCCGGGCCGCTATATGGTCGAAGTCGGTCTCTATCCGGAAGGGTCCACCGACCGGCTGGTCGCGAAAAGCCCTGCCGGCCCCCCCGCCGACCGCGCGCTGCTCGGCCCCTTCCGAGTCGGGATCGGCACGCCATCGGTCGCGCCGGCGACGCCTGCTCATGTCTCTGTCAGCGGCATGCTCACCCTGATCGGCTACGACCGCTCGGAGCGCACCGACCGCGGGACGCTTCCCGTCACCCTCTATTGGCGCGCCGACGCCGTTATGGACCTCGACTATACCGTCACGGTCCAGCTGCTCGACGGAGCGGGGCGACTGGTCGCTCAGCGTGACAGCCAGCCCCTTGACGGCAGCTACCCAACCACGATCTGGCGCCCCGGCGAGGTGGTCCCAGATCCGCACCGGGTCCCGGTGGCGGCCCTTCCGCCCGGCGATTATCGCCTGATCGCGGCGGTCTATGGCCCTGGCGGCGCGCGGCTTCCCGTCGGCGAAACCGACCTTATCGATCTCGGCCTGGTGCGCCTGCCATGA